The following are from one region of the Segatella oris genome:
- a CDS encoding sensor histidine kinase, producing MKWTDRLHNIRLLFIMVAVLIAFASVVVSHLLISDLAKEEATRMEVWAEAMRSLNAADEHTDLALVLKVINENHTIPVIVINRQGHVQTYRNVKLQGKNQADSIKDAVAQAQRMRTDGHVIRIMLDNRNDYIDVCYAESLLLRRLSWYPYVQLGVILLFAGLAVFALLTLKRAEQNHVWVGLSKETAHQLGTPISSLMAWMEIMKEAYPDDKLLSEMDNDVKRLQLIADRFSKIGSQPTPEQADLIAVLQRVVAYMDSRTSRTVVIMLHASAEKVMLNLNVSLFEWVIENLCKNAVDALEGRSGRIDIYVMQKEQTVVIDLVDTGKGIRQKDMKNVFRPGFTTKQRGWGLGLSLARRIVEEYHHGKIFVKQSEVGQGTTFRIILPVS from the coding sequence ATGAAGTGGACTGACCGTTTGCACAACATACGCCTTCTTTTCATCATGGTTGCCGTGCTGATAGCCTTTGCTTCCGTGGTGGTTTCTCATCTTCTCATCAGCGATTTGGCCAAGGAAGAGGCCACGCGAATGGAGGTATGGGCCGAAGCAATGCGTTCTTTGAACGCTGCAGATGAGCATACCGATCTTGCACTTGTATTGAAAGTAATCAATGAAAACCACACTATTCCGGTGATTGTCATTAACCGACAGGGGCATGTTCAGACCTATCGCAATGTAAAACTGCAGGGAAAGAACCAGGCAGACAGTATAAAAGACGCCGTTGCTCAAGCTCAACGCATGCGCACTGACGGTCATGTTATCCGCATTATGCTTGACAATCGCAACGATTATATTGATGTATGCTATGCCGAGTCGTTGCTTCTGCGCCGCTTATCCTGGTATCCTTATGTCCAGTTGGGCGTCATTTTGCTCTTTGCCGGCCTTGCTGTTTTCGCACTTCTGACCTTGAAACGTGCCGAACAAAACCATGTTTGGGTAGGTTTGAGCAAGGAAACGGCTCATCAACTCGGCACACCTATTTCCAGTCTTATGGCCTGGATGGAGATTATGAAAGAGGCTTATCCCGATGATAAACTGCTTTCTGAGATGGACAACGACGTGAAACGGCTTCAGCTTATCGCTGACCGCTTCTCGAAAATCGGCTCTCAACCCACGCCCGAACAGGCCGACTTGATAGCTGTGTTGCAGCGAGTTGTGGCCTACATGGACAGTCGAACATCGCGCACGGTGGTCATCATGCTGCATGCTTCGGCTGAAAAAGTGATGCTGAACCTCAATGTTTCGCTCTTTGAATGGGTCATTGAGAACCTCTGCAAGAATGCTGTTGATGCCTTGGAAGGTCGAAGCGGTCGCATAGATATCTATGTTATGCAAAAGGAACAGACGGTCGTGATTGACCTTGTTGACACGGGAAAAGGTATCCGACAGAAGGACATGAAGAACGTGTTTCGCCCCGGTTTCACGACCAAGCAGCGTGGGTGGGGACTTGGCTTGTCGCTGGCACGACGCATTGTTGAGGAATATCATCATGGAAAGATATTCGTCAAGCAATCTGAAGTGGGGCAAGGCACAACGTTTCGCATCATACTTCCTGTGTCGTGA
- a CDS encoding YceD family protein — MGSSEVYKIDLKALEQGQNVLEFDFDDAFFQSLETAEVQHGRLHTTVTVNRTDDYFDLDFHTVGSVVVPCDLCLDDMDQPIEADCRMAAKFGESYSEEDDLVTVAEEEGILDIAWFVYESIELNIPIKHVHAPGKCNPAMISMLEAHSATRSCGDEDENAVDPRWEALSDLRLEE; from the coding sequence ATGGGAAGTTCAGAAGTCTATAAAATCGACCTGAAAGCGTTGGAACAAGGGCAGAATGTCCTTGAGTTCGACTTTGATGATGCATTTTTTCAGTCGCTTGAGACTGCTGAAGTGCAACATGGTCGGCTGCACACGACGGTAACAGTGAACCGCACTGATGATTATTTTGACTTGGACTTTCATACTGTTGGCAGCGTCGTTGTGCCCTGTGATCTTTGTCTTGACGACATGGATCAGCCTATAGAGGCAGATTGCCGAATGGCTGCTAAGTTCGGAGAAAGCTACTCAGAGGAAGACGATCTTGTGACGGTGGCCGAGGAAGAAGGAATACTCGATATCGCATGGTTTGTCTATGAATCCATTGAACTCAATATCCCCATCAAGCATGTGCATGCACCTGGAAAATGCAACCCTGCTATGATAAGTATGCTCGAAGCGCATTCTGCTACCCGAAGTTGTGGGGATGAAGATGAGAATGCAGTGGATCCACGTTGGGAAGCACTATCCGATTTGAGATTAGAAGAATAG
- the uxuA gene encoding mannonate dehydratase: MERTWRWFGKNDKITLAMLKEIGVEGIVTALHDVPLGEVWTREKIHDLKTYIESYGMRWSVVESLPVTETIKYGGPDRDQQIETYKISLRNLAAEGIHTVCYNFMPVLDWARTDLLHANPNGSSNLYFSIPEFAYFDIYILKREGARESWATFKTLGPDGQPNGRDILKEVDALAKTMTPEKDHALVENIVIKTQGFVSGNFKEGDEHPVELFRELLALYKGIDKAQLRENMRYFLSAIMPVCNECDMYMCVHPDDPPFQILGLPRIVTCDDDIQWFLNAVPDKHNGLTFCAGSLSAGAQNDLPRMAEKYANRTWFVHLRSCHVFPNGDFTEASHLGGRADIIELCRIFEKEEQCRKDNPNVARLPMRVDHGMTMLGDETKGYNAGYSFLGRMFAMGQVQGILATVDNEQGIRYQQPGFYD; encoded by the coding sequence ATGGAAAGAACATGGAGATGGTTTGGCAAGAATGACAAGATTACGCTGGCCATGTTGAAGGAAATCGGAGTAGAAGGCATCGTCACTGCACTGCATGATGTGCCGTTAGGTGAAGTGTGGACACGCGAGAAAATCCACGACCTCAAGACGTATATCGAAAGCTATGGCATGCGCTGGAGCGTGGTGGAATCGCTGCCTGTGACTGAAACGATCAAGTATGGTGGGCCAGATCGCGACCAACAGATAGAGACTTACAAGATAAGTCTGCGCAACTTAGCCGCTGAAGGCATACATACGGTTTGTTATAACTTCATGCCTGTGCTCGATTGGGCACGTACCGATTTGCTCCATGCCAACCCAAATGGCAGCAGCAACTTATACTTCAGTATTCCCGAGTTCGCCTATTTCGACATATATATCCTCAAGCGTGAGGGAGCAAGAGAAAGCTGGGCAACCTTCAAAACCCTCGGTCCTGACGGGCAACCCAATGGCCGTGACATTCTGAAAGAGGTTGATGCATTAGCCAAAACCATGACTCCGGAGAAAGATCATGCCCTTGTTGAGAACATCGTTATCAAGACTCAGGGCTTCGTAAGTGGCAACTTCAAGGAAGGAGACGAGCATCCTGTGGAGCTGTTCCGCGAACTTCTTGCGCTCTATAAAGGCATTGACAAGGCTCAACTGCGTGAAAACATGCGGTATTTCCTAAGTGCCATCATGCCGGTTTGCAACGAATGCGACATGTATATGTGTGTACATCCCGACGATCCACCATTCCAAATCCTCGGACTTCCACGCATTGTGACCTGCGATGACGATATCCAGTGGTTCCTGAATGCCGTGCCCGACAAGCACAACGGACTGACTTTCTGTGCCGGAAGCCTTTCAGCAGGCGCACAAAACGACTTGCCAAGAATGGCAGAAAAGTATGCCAACCGCACATGGTTCGTGCATCTGCGCAGCTGTCATGTGTTTCCTAATGGCGATTTCACAGAGGCAAGCCACCTCGGAGGAAGGGCCGACATCATCGAACTCTGCCGTATCTTTGAGAAAGAAGAGCAGTGCAGGAAGGACAATCCCAATGTAGCGAGACTGCCGATGCGCGTAGATCACGGCATGACTATGCTGGGAGATGAGACCAAGGGCTATAATGCGGGCTACAGTTTCTTAGGCCGTATGTTTGCAATGGGACAGGTGCAAGGCATTCTGGCGACTGTCGACAACG